DNA from bacterium:
GGGCCCTCGAGATCCCGGCGGTGGTGGCCTGCACCGGCATCGTGGCCCGGGCCAAGAGCGGCGACCGCATCATCGTCGACGGCGGCTCCGGCAAGGTCATCCTCAATCCCACGCCCAAGCAGGAGAAGGAGTTCGAGACCAGCCGCCAGCACGAATACGCCATGCAAAAGATCCTGCTCAAGGACATCCACCTCCCGGCCGAGACCCGGGACGGTTACCGGATCCGGCTGGCGGCCAACATGGAGCTGGTCGAGGAAATCCACTCGATCAAGGAGCATGGCGCCGAGGGCGTCGGCCTCTACCGCACCGAGTTCCTCTTCCTCAACCGCAAGCAGGCGCCGACCGAGGAGGAGCATTTCGAGAACTACAAGCTGGTGCTGAAATCGATTTATCCGAACTACGCCACCATCCGAACCCTCGACATCGGCGGCGACAAGGTCCCGACTCACGGCACCTATGAGCCCGAGGACAATCCGGCCTTGGGGCTTCGGGCCATCCGTTTCTGCTTCAAGGAGAAGGGCCTCTTCAAGACCCAGCTTCGGGCCATGTTTCGGGCCAGCGTCTACGGCAAGCTCAAGATCCTCCTGCCGATGATCAGCGACCTCGAGGAATTGCGAAAGGCCAAGATGATTCTGGAGGAGGTCAAGCACGACCTCGAGAAGGACAAGGTCGATTACGACCCCCACGTCAAGGTCGGGATCATGATCGAGGTGCCTTCGGCGGTGATGGTGGCCGACGAGCTGGCCCGGGAAGTCGACTTCTTCAGCATCGGAACCAACGATTTGATCCAATACACCCTGGCCATCGATCGGGGGAACGAGAACGTCGCCTATCTCTACCGGCCGCTCCACCCGGCGGTGCTGCGGATGCTCGAGAAGACCATCGATGCCGCCCACCGCGAGCAAATCGACGTCTCGGTCTGCGGCGAGATGGCCAGCGAGCCGCTCTACATTCTCATTTTGTTGGGCTTGGGCCTGACCGAGCTCTCGATGAATGCCCTCTCGGTGCCCCGGGCCAAGCGCATCATCCGCTCGGTCGACTTCAAGGCCGCCCGGGCCCTGGCCGACAAGGCCCTCCTGCTGAAAACGGCCAGCGAAATGATGGCCTACGTCAAGCGGGAGCTGCACAACCTGCTCGGGGAGCACTTCAAGGAATATTCGCTATAATTGATCGCATCAACCACGTGTCATCCTGAGCGCAGCGAATACCCAAACTGCGGGCACAAGGGATCTGCGACTGTCTTGGTCGGTAGAGGCCCTTCGGCCCCTTCGGGTCCTCAGGGTGACATGAGGCTGACGCCTCATATCACCTTGACAATTCTCAGGATTTGACTAGGTTCGGCCTCGATTTGAGGAAAATCCGTCAAATTTTCCAAACCTGGTTCGGCCGCGATGGCCGCGCAGAAAGAGGCGAATTCATGAGCAACTCCAAGTATTTATTTTCTTCGGAATCGGTGACCGAAGGCCATCCCGACAAAATTGCCGACCAGATCTCCGACGCTGTCCTGGATGCCATCCTGACCAAGGACACCAAGGCCCGGGTCGCCTGCGAAACCCTGGTCAAGACCGGCTTCGCCATGGTGGCCGGCGAGATCACCACCACCGCCTCGATCGACTTCCCCGAGGTCATCCGCAAGACGATCAAGGAAATCGGCTATGACGACAGCCGCAAGGGCTTCGACTACGAGACCTGCGGCGTCCTGGTCGCCATCGACAAGCAATCGCCCGACATTTCCCAGGGCGTCACCGAGGGCGAAGGCCTCTTCAAGGAGCAAGGCGCCGGCGACCAGGGCCTGATGTTCGGCTACGCCACCGACGAGACCCCGGAATTCATGCCCGCTCCGATCGACTTCTCGCACCGCCTCACCATGAAGCTGGCCGAGCTGCGCAAGAACGGCACTTTGCCCTGGCTTCGGCCCGACGGCAAATCCCAGGTCACCATCGAATACCAAAACGACAAGCCGGTCCGCATCGACACCGTGGTCATGAGCACCCAGCACGCGCCCGAGGTCGACCATAAGACCATCGAAGAGGCCTTGATCGAGCAGATCGCCAAGAAATGCCTGCCGGCCGACCTGCTCGACAAGAGTACCCGCTTTTTGATCAATCCGACCGGCCGCTTCGTCATCGGCGGGCCCCAGGGCGACTGCGGTCTCACCGGCCGCAAGATCATCGTCGACACCTACGGCGGCATGGGCCACCACGGCGGCGGCGCCTTCAGCGGCAAGGATCCCAGCAAGGTCGACCGCTCGGCCTGCTACATGGCCCGCTACGTCGCCAAGAACATCGTCGCGGCCAAGCTCGCCAAGCGGGCCGAGGTCCAGATCGCCTACGCCATCGGCTTTCCCGAGCCGGTCAGCGTGATGGTCAACACCTTCGGCACCAGCGAGGTCCCCGGCGACAAGCTAACCCAAGCGGTCCGCGAGGTCTTCCAATTGAAGCCGGCCGGCATCATCCGCGAGCTCAACCTGCTCCGCCCGATCTACCGCAAGACCGCCTCTTACGGTCACTTCGGCCGCAACGACCCCGACTTCCATTGGGAAAAGACCGACAAGGTCGAGGCGCTGCGGAAAGTTTTGAATTTTTGACACAGCCCTGCCCGTGGGCGACCGCAAGGGTCGCCCCTACGTAGGGGCGGGGCTTGCCTCCGCCCGCCGCCACGAAAGGAACTTATGAACTCCGACATCCGCGACAAATCTTTAAGCGCCAAGGGCAAGCTCCG
Protein-coding regions in this window:
- the ptsP gene encoding phosphoenolpyruvate--protein phosphotransferase, which translates into the protein MKPDPKKHKKSTGSRGLDGIGASPGICIGEAWVLEKSGLTLPRYWVNNKEIGHEVERFQKALGKARSELDRIKDKLCKFDGKEQIHILDAYSLMLQDEMLSQNIVQTIKSEHINAEWALHKNLEKLKGVFANVEEQHFRERTSDFDYIGERILSYLVGKSEDLFKNIPTHAIIVAHDLSPAEAAQLVKFKIKGIVTEIGGKTSHTAIISRALEIPAVVACTGIVARAKSGDRIIVDGGSGKVILNPTPKQEKEFETSRQHEYAMQKILLKDIHLPAETRDGYRIRLAANMELVEEIHSIKEHGAEGVGLYRTEFLFLNRKQAPTEEEHFENYKLVLKSIYPNYATIRTLDIGGDKVPTHGTYEPEDNPALGLRAIRFCFKEKGLFKTQLRAMFRASVYGKLKILLPMISDLEELRKAKMILEEVKHDLEKDKVDYDPHVKVGIMIEVPSAVMVADELAREVDFFSIGTNDLIQYTLAIDRGNENVAYLYRPLHPAVLRMLEKTIDAAHREQIDVSVCGEMASEPLYILILLGLGLTELSMNALSVPRAKRIIRSVDFKAARALADKALLLKTASEMMAYVKRELHNLLGEHFKEYSL
- the metK gene encoding methionine adenosyltransferase, yielding MSNSKYLFSSESVTEGHPDKIADQISDAVLDAILTKDTKARVACETLVKTGFAMVAGEITTTASIDFPEVIRKTIKEIGYDDSRKGFDYETCGVLVAIDKQSPDISQGVTEGEGLFKEQGAGDQGLMFGYATDETPEFMPAPIDFSHRLTMKLAELRKNGTLPWLRPDGKSQVTIEYQNDKPVRIDTVVMSTQHAPEVDHKTIEEALIEQIAKKCLPADLLDKSTRFLINPTGRFVIGGPQGDCGLTGRKIIVDTYGGMGHHGGGAFSGKDPSKVDRSACYMARYVAKNIVAAKLAKRAEVQIAYAIGFPEPVSVMVNTFGTSEVPGDKLTQAVREVFQLKPAGIIRELNLLRPIYRKTASYGHFGRNDPDFHWEKTDKVEALRKVLNF